Part of the Rhizobiales bacterium NRL2 genome is shown below.
CCGCGTCACGATCTCGGCGGCCTGGGACAACTGGCCCTGCACCTGCTCGTCGGGAAGCTCGTCCATCGGTTCGGTTCTCCTGGAATGCAACGCGGCCGCCCGCCCTGCGAGCCGCCCTGCCGGGACCATCGCAAAGGGCCGCGGGACGCGCAAGCGCGCCGTGCGGGCTCATCCCGGCCCCTCGCGAGGCCTTCGATTTCGTGGCATAATACCCATATCAGGCCGGATCGCATGTGCAGGTGGGGTTATCGCCCTTGGAACCATACGCACGCGCGGATCGCCGCCAGAACCGGCCGACCAGGCCGGCGGCGCGCGTGAAGTTGTGAAAGCAATAGGGGCCAAGAATGACGAACAAGAACGGCCACTGGTCGCCCGACGACATCGCCTGGGAACAGTTCGACCCTTCCCGGGTGGATTCCGACATACTGGCGGTGATCCGCGCCGCCAGCCTGGTCGAACGCAATTCAGCCGACTACGTCGCCTATCTGAAGCGGGTCATCTCCGACGATCCGGAATTCCGCGCCGCCGCCGAGCAGTGGGGCCACGAGGAGCACCAGCACGGCATCGTGCTGGGACGCTGGGCGGAGATGGCGGATCCGGACTTCGACTTCGAGACCGCCTTCCGCCGCTTCACCGACGGCTATCGCATTCCCCTCGACGCCGAGGCGTCGGTGCGCGGCTCCCGGGCCGGCGAGATGGTCGCCCGCTGCGTCGTGGAGGCGGGCACGAGCTCGTTCTACGCCGCGCTGCGCGACGCCACCGACGAGCCCGTGCTGAAGGACATCTGCGACCGTATCTCGAAGGACGAGATCCGCCACTACCGGATGTTCCAGGACTATTTCCAGCGCTACCAGGAGCGCGAGCACCTGGGCCGTCCGCGCCGGGCCTGGATCGCGGCCACGCGCTTCCTGGAGGCGGAGGACGACGAACTCTCCTTCGCCTATTACTGCGCCAACATGCCGCCCGAGGAGGAGTACGACCGCTCCGAGGCGGGCCGGGCCTACGCGCGCACGGCGCTGGGCTGCTACCGGCGCGATCACCTGGGCAAGGCGGTCAAGCTGATCCTGAAGGCCGCCGGCCTGCCGCCGCACGGACGGCTGGGCGACCTCGCCTTCCAGGCGACCTGGCTGTTCCTGAAGGTCCGCACCAGGGGACAGCTCGCCGCCTGAGGCAGACGTTCAGCCTTCGCCGGGCCAGCCCCACCAGCGCCGGAACGCCGCGCCCATGACCAGTTCCAGGTCAGC
Proteins encoded:
- a CDS encoding rubrerythrin family protein, with amino-acid sequence MTNKNGHWSPDDIAWEQFDPSRVDSDILAVIRAASLVERNSADYVAYLKRVISDDPEFRAAAEQWGHEEHQHGIVLGRWAEMADPDFDFETAFRRFTDGYRIPLDAEASVRGSRAGEMVARCVVEAGTSSFYAALRDATDEPVLKDICDRISKDEIRHYRMFQDYFQRYQEREHLGRPRRAWIAATRFLEAEDDELSFAYYCANMPPEEEYDRSEAGRAYARTALGCYRRDHLGKAVKLILKAAGLPPHGRLGDLAFQATWLFLKVRTRGQLAA